In a genomic window of Tachysurus vachellii isolate PV-2020 chromosome 13, HZAU_Pvac_v1, whole genome shotgun sequence:
- the map7d3 gene encoding ensconsin isoform X1 gives MAEGTTSLKGLRAQMAAAAQAQAEERRSLAVTSPAPVTDSATKSHTKPVIDGAALRIDDKLRVAKERREEQEKQQAARGSQILERERKAKLQVEKQMEEKHRKLEEQRRKEEQRRAAVEEKRKQKQEEEKEHYAAVMRRTMERSHRVEQRQKRWSWSGLSDSDNRNGESDSGPNSSPVTIVISPASPVSKPTRSATPQDKRSSSTTNLKQSADSAISKRLSSSSATLPSTPDKSAKRRSSSLNRLPSNVPRVSKEAHKQPQVEKTDPVLKKRSSSLSRVGNRAPPTGKPEKLAPSESAQRPLAYMDSSVLSRLLTPTQASLARSKSAAALSANGTDETESHLCPRSVSSTPLPSTRGPLRSRSIDRQKNTPSTTSASSESISNTAQKAEKDKSFTSPAAKRPPSPTTVPSRHRSPSPSPVSGPRRAPSPGAAKQSPRYRPPSPSGVKQRPPSPQPTSKPPPIQKPALTPTGPPILRKRESKPKDASPMTAQTSQLQDTSTTSPASSTKPKDDPSLKTTASTNSAAEAAKILAENRRLVREQKEKDEQLRLQREEEEKVRKEEEKRLAEEERVRRLEEEKVQAEEKKKEEEENARKAEEERKRLELEEQQKRAELQKEREEAEAKALEEAEKQRQERERIMQQNQQERMERKKRIEEIMKRTRKMDQNDDKGNDEGGILDENGDGDDDQLNCEKEDQSVPSMQNMVIDQSVVQEKGMTLEEGHLESEPLNNMKEHCIVNDKVNNNDLSAAQPTAVSNSHPQTHLMEGSEFVNEDCKNGVNGKEGSWSFEEFIDLGVHTKVRPDSCNQGLIDCGVGPDGPRVAFDDKSAPGNTLRPVQPIEALSEI, from the exons CTGCAGCTGCGCAGGCACAGGCCGAAGAGCGGCGGAGCCTGGCCGTGACCAGCCCAGCACCAGTTACAGACAGTGCTACAAAGAGCCATACCAAACCAG TCATTGACGGCGCAGCACTTAGAATCGATGACAAACTCCGAGTAGccaaagaaaggagagaagaacaagaaaagcaGCAAG CGGCACGTGGGTCTCAGATTCTAGAGCGGGAACGTAAGGCCAAGCTTCAGGTTGAGAAGCAGATGGAGGAGAAACATAGAAAGCTAGAGGAGCAACGCAGGAAAGAGGAGCAGAGAAGAGCTGCTGTGGAGGAAAAGAGGAAACagaagcaggaggaggagaag GAGCACTATGCGGCAGTGATGCGGCGCACTATGGAGCGCAGTCACAGAGTGGAGCAGAGGCAGAAGAGATGGTCATGGAGTGGTCTGTCTGACTCTGACAACAGAAATG GTGAGAGCGACAGTGGCCCCAACTCCTCCCCAGTCACTATAGTAATCTCCCCAGCCTCTCCGGTCTCCAAGCCTACCAGAAGCGCCACACCACAAG ACAAGCGTTCTTCCTCTACTACAAACCTCAAACAGTCTGCCGACTCCGCTATCAGCAAGCGCCTCTCCTCTTCATCCGCCACCCTCCCCAGCACTCCTGACAAAA GTGCAAAGCGGAGGAGTTCATCTTTGAACCGGTTGCCTAGCAATGTCCCTCGGGTTTCTAAGGAAGCGCATAAACAGCCTCAGGTGGAAAAGACAG ATCCTGTCCTGAAGAAACGGAGCTCCTCCCTTTCCCGTGTAGGGAATAGAGCTCCACCCACTGGCAAACCAGAGAAACTCGCACCCAGTGAATCAG cCCAGCGCCCGTTGGCCTACATGGACAGCAGTGTCCTCAGTCGTCTCCTCACCCCTACCCAGGCCTCTCTAGCTAGGAGCAAGAGTGCAGCAGCCCTTTCAGCGAATGGAACGGATGAGACAG AGTCTCACCTGTGTCCTCGATCAGTGTCCTCCACACCGCTGCCTTCCACCCGTGGCCCCCTGCGAAGTCGCAGCATTGATCGCCAAAAGAACACCCCTAGCACTACCTCTGCTTCTTCTGAATCCATCTCGAACACGGCTCAG AAAGCTGAAAAGGACAAGTCCTTCACTTCACCTGCAGCAAAACGTCCTCCTTCCCCTACCACTGTTCCTAGCCGCCATCGCTCTCCCTCACCAAGCCCTGTCAGTGGTCCCAGGAGAGCACCATCACCTGGAGCAGCCAA GCAAAGCCCTCGTTATCGTCCACCTTCCCCTAGTGGAGTGAAGCAGAGGCCTCCATCCCCTCAGCCCACTTCCAAACCTCCCCCTATCCAGAAACCTGCCCTCACTCCAACTGGCCCTCCTATCCTGAGGAAGAGAGAGTCCAAGCCCAAAGACGCATCTCCAATGACTGCTCAAACATCGCAACTTCAAGATACGAGCACTACCAGCCCAGCATCCAGCACCAAACCCAAAGATG ATCCTAGTCTGAAAACCACAGCCAGCACTAACTCTGCTGCCGAAGCTGCTAAGATCCTGGCAGAGAACCGGCGGCTGGTTCGTGAGCAGAAGGAGAAAGATGAACAGCTCAGattacagagagaggaagaggagaa GGTGagaaaagaggaggaaaagCGTCTGGCtgaggaggagagagtgaggcgtctggaggaggagaaggttcaagcagaggagaaaaagaaggaagaggaggagaacgCTCGTAAagcagaagaggagagaaagagactggaGCTGGAGGAGCAACAGAAACGAGCCGAGTTACAGAAAGAG CGAGAGGAGGCAGAAGCAAAGGCTCTGGAGGAGGCAGAGAAGCAACGACAGGAGAGAGAGCGCATCATGCAGCAAAACCAGCAAGAGCGCATGGAGAGGAAGAAG AGAATTGAGGAAATTATGAAGAGAACCAGAAAAATGGACCAAAATGATGATaag GGTAACGATGAGGGAGGCATTCTAGACGAGAACGGTGACGGTGACGATGACCAGCTAAACTGTGAAAAGG AGGACCAATCTGTGCCTTCCATGCAAAACATGGTCATTGACCAGTCTGTTGTCCAGGAGAAAGGCATGACTTTAGAAGAAGGTCATCTGGAATCAGAGCCACTTAACAACATGAAAGAACACTGCATAGTGAATGACAAAGTAAACAACAACGATCTCAGTGCAGCACAGCCCACAGCCGTCAG TAATTCTCACCCACAGACACATCTGATGGAGGGCTCAGAGTTTGTGAACGAGGACTGTAAGAATGGGGTGAATGGGAAAGAAGGCTCCTGGAGCTTTGAAGAGTTCATTGATCTGGGAGTTCACACTAAAGTCCGGCCCGATTCCTGTAATCAGGGTCTAATAGATTGTGGTGTGGGACCTGATGGGCCCAGAGTGGCCTTCGATGACAAGTCGGCCCCTGGGAACACCCTCCGTCCTGTTCAACCCATTGAAGCCCTTTCTG AGATTTGA
- the map7d3 gene encoding ensconsin isoform X6, with protein MAEGTTSLKGLRAQMAAAAQAQAEERRSLAVTSPAPVTDSATKSHTKPVIDGAALRIDDKLRVAKERREEQEKQQAARGSQILERERKAKLQVEKQMEEKHRKLEEQRRKEEQRRAAVEEKRKQKQEEEKEHYAAVMRRTMERSHRVEQRQKRWSWSGLSDSDNRNGESDSGPNSSPVTIVISPASPVSKPTRSATPQDKRSSSTTNLKQSADSAISKRLSSSSATLPSTPDKNPVLKKRSSSLSRVGNRAPPTGKPEKLAPSESAQRPLAYMDSSVLSRLLTPTQASLARSKSAAALSANGTDETESHLCPRSVSSTPLPSTRGPLRSRSIDRQKNTPSTTSASSESISNTAQKAEKDKSFTSPAAKRPPSPTTVPSRHRSPSPSPVSGPRRAPSPGAAKQSPRYRPPSPSGVKQRPPSPQPTSKPPPIQKPALTPTGPPILRKRESKPKDASPMTAQTSQLQDTSTTSPASSTKPKDDPSLKTTASTNSAAEAAKILAENRRLVREQKEKDEQLRLQREEEEKVRKEEEKRLAEEERVRRLEEEKVQAEEKKKEEEENARKAEEERKRLELEEQQKRAELQKEREEAEAKALEEAEKQRQERERIMQQNQQERMERKKRIEEIMKRTRKMDQNDDKGNDEGGILDENGDGDDDQLNCEKEDQSVPSMQNMVIDQSVVQEKGMTLEEGHLESEPLNNMKEHCIVNDKVNNNDLSAAQPTAVSNSHPQTHLMEGSEFVNEDCKNGVNGKEGSWSFEEFIDLGVHTKVRPDSCNQGLIDCGVGPDGPRVAFDDKSAPGNTLRPVQPIEALSEI; from the exons CTGCAGCTGCGCAGGCACAGGCCGAAGAGCGGCGGAGCCTGGCCGTGACCAGCCCAGCACCAGTTACAGACAGTGCTACAAAGAGCCATACCAAACCAG TCATTGACGGCGCAGCACTTAGAATCGATGACAAACTCCGAGTAGccaaagaaaggagagaagaacaagaaaagcaGCAAG CGGCACGTGGGTCTCAGATTCTAGAGCGGGAACGTAAGGCCAAGCTTCAGGTTGAGAAGCAGATGGAGGAGAAACATAGAAAGCTAGAGGAGCAACGCAGGAAAGAGGAGCAGAGAAGAGCTGCTGTGGAGGAAAAGAGGAAACagaagcaggaggaggagaag GAGCACTATGCGGCAGTGATGCGGCGCACTATGGAGCGCAGTCACAGAGTGGAGCAGAGGCAGAAGAGATGGTCATGGAGTGGTCTGTCTGACTCTGACAACAGAAATG GTGAGAGCGACAGTGGCCCCAACTCCTCCCCAGTCACTATAGTAATCTCCCCAGCCTCTCCGGTCTCCAAGCCTACCAGAAGCGCCACACCACAAG ACAAGCGTTCTTCCTCTACTACAAACCTCAAACAGTCTGCCGACTCCGCTATCAGCAAGCGCCTCTCCTCTTCATCCGCCACCCTCCCCAGCACTCCTGACAAAA ATCCTGTCCTGAAGAAACGGAGCTCCTCCCTTTCCCGTGTAGGGAATAGAGCTCCACCCACTGGCAAACCAGAGAAACTCGCACCCAGTGAATCAG cCCAGCGCCCGTTGGCCTACATGGACAGCAGTGTCCTCAGTCGTCTCCTCACCCCTACCCAGGCCTCTCTAGCTAGGAGCAAGAGTGCAGCAGCCCTTTCAGCGAATGGAACGGATGAGACAG AGTCTCACCTGTGTCCTCGATCAGTGTCCTCCACACCGCTGCCTTCCACCCGTGGCCCCCTGCGAAGTCGCAGCATTGATCGCCAAAAGAACACCCCTAGCACTACCTCTGCTTCTTCTGAATCCATCTCGAACACGGCTCAG AAAGCTGAAAAGGACAAGTCCTTCACTTCACCTGCAGCAAAACGTCCTCCTTCCCCTACCACTGTTCCTAGCCGCCATCGCTCTCCCTCACCAAGCCCTGTCAGTGGTCCCAGGAGAGCACCATCACCTGGAGCAGCCAA GCAAAGCCCTCGTTATCGTCCACCTTCCCCTAGTGGAGTGAAGCAGAGGCCTCCATCCCCTCAGCCCACTTCCAAACCTCCCCCTATCCAGAAACCTGCCCTCACTCCAACTGGCCCTCCTATCCTGAGGAAGAGAGAGTCCAAGCCCAAAGACGCATCTCCAATGACTGCTCAAACATCGCAACTTCAAGATACGAGCACTACCAGCCCAGCATCCAGCACCAAACCCAAAGATG ATCCTAGTCTGAAAACCACAGCCAGCACTAACTCTGCTGCCGAAGCTGCTAAGATCCTGGCAGAGAACCGGCGGCTGGTTCGTGAGCAGAAGGAGAAAGATGAACAGCTCAGattacagagagaggaagaggagaa GGTGagaaaagaggaggaaaagCGTCTGGCtgaggaggagagagtgaggcgtctggaggaggagaaggttcaagcagaggagaaaaagaaggaagaggaggagaacgCTCGTAAagcagaagaggagagaaagagactggaGCTGGAGGAGCAACAGAAACGAGCCGAGTTACAGAAAGAG CGAGAGGAGGCAGAAGCAAAGGCTCTGGAGGAGGCAGAGAAGCAACGACAGGAGAGAGAGCGCATCATGCAGCAAAACCAGCAAGAGCGCATGGAGAGGAAGAAG AGAATTGAGGAAATTATGAAGAGAACCAGAAAAATGGACCAAAATGATGATaag GGTAACGATGAGGGAGGCATTCTAGACGAGAACGGTGACGGTGACGATGACCAGCTAAACTGTGAAAAGG AGGACCAATCTGTGCCTTCCATGCAAAACATGGTCATTGACCAGTCTGTTGTCCAGGAGAAAGGCATGACTTTAGAAGAAGGTCATCTGGAATCAGAGCCACTTAACAACATGAAAGAACACTGCATAGTGAATGACAAAGTAAACAACAACGATCTCAGTGCAGCACAGCCCACAGCCGTCAG TAATTCTCACCCACAGACACATCTGATGGAGGGCTCAGAGTTTGTGAACGAGGACTGTAAGAATGGGGTGAATGGGAAAGAAGGCTCCTGGAGCTTTGAAGAGTTCATTGATCTGGGAGTTCACACTAAAGTCCGGCCCGATTCCTGTAATCAGGGTCTAATAGATTGTGGTGTGGGACCTGATGGGCCCAGAGTGGCCTTCGATGACAAGTCGGCCCCTGGGAACACCCTCCGTCCTGTTCAACCCATTGAAGCCCTTTCTG AGATTTGA
- the map7d3 gene encoding ensconsin isoform X5 yields MAEGTTSLKGLRAQMAAAAQAQAEERRSLAVTSPAPVTDSATKSHTKPVIDGAALRIDDKLRVAKERREEQEKQQAARGSQILERERKAKLQVEKQMEEKHRKLEEQRRKEEQRRAAVEEKRKQKQEEEKEHYAAVMRRTMERSHRVEQRQKRWSWSGLSDSDNRNGESDSGPNSSPVTIVISPASPVSKPTRSATPQDKRSSSTTNLKQSADSAISKRLSSSSATLPSTPDKSAKRRSSSLNRLPSNVPRVSKEAHKQPQVEKTAQRPLAYMDSSVLSRLLTPTQASLARSKSAAALSANGTDETESHLCPRSVSSTPLPSTRGPLRSRSIDRQKNTPSTTSASSESISNTAQKAEKDKSFTSPAAKRPPSPTTVPSRHRSPSPSPVSGPRRAPSPGAAKQSPRYRPPSPSGVKQRPPSPQPTSKPPPIQKPALTPTGPPILRKRESKPKDASPMTAQTSQLQDTSTTSPASSTKPKDDPSLKTTASTNSAAEAAKILAENRRLVREQKEKDEQLRLQREEEEKVRKEEEKRLAEEERVRRLEEEKVQAEEKKKEEEENARKAEEERKRLELEEQQKRAELQKEREEAEAKALEEAEKQRQERERIMQQNQQERMERKKRIEEIMKRTRKMDQNDDKGNDEGGILDENGDGDDDQLNCEKEDQSVPSMQNMVIDQSVVQEKGMTLEEGHLESEPLNNMKEHCIVNDKVNNNDLSAAQPTAVSNSHPQTHLMEGSEFVNEDCKNGVNGKEGSWSFEEFIDLGVHTKVRPDSCNQGLIDCGVGPDGPRVAFDDKSAPGNTLRPVQPIEALSEI; encoded by the exons CTGCAGCTGCGCAGGCACAGGCCGAAGAGCGGCGGAGCCTGGCCGTGACCAGCCCAGCACCAGTTACAGACAGTGCTACAAAGAGCCATACCAAACCAG TCATTGACGGCGCAGCACTTAGAATCGATGACAAACTCCGAGTAGccaaagaaaggagagaagaacaagaaaagcaGCAAG CGGCACGTGGGTCTCAGATTCTAGAGCGGGAACGTAAGGCCAAGCTTCAGGTTGAGAAGCAGATGGAGGAGAAACATAGAAAGCTAGAGGAGCAACGCAGGAAAGAGGAGCAGAGAAGAGCTGCTGTGGAGGAAAAGAGGAAACagaagcaggaggaggagaag GAGCACTATGCGGCAGTGATGCGGCGCACTATGGAGCGCAGTCACAGAGTGGAGCAGAGGCAGAAGAGATGGTCATGGAGTGGTCTGTCTGACTCTGACAACAGAAATG GTGAGAGCGACAGTGGCCCCAACTCCTCCCCAGTCACTATAGTAATCTCCCCAGCCTCTCCGGTCTCCAAGCCTACCAGAAGCGCCACACCACAAG ACAAGCGTTCTTCCTCTACTACAAACCTCAAACAGTCTGCCGACTCCGCTATCAGCAAGCGCCTCTCCTCTTCATCCGCCACCCTCCCCAGCACTCCTGACAAAA GTGCAAAGCGGAGGAGTTCATCTTTGAACCGGTTGCCTAGCAATGTCCCTCGGGTTTCTAAGGAAGCGCATAAACAGCCTCAGGTGGAAAAGACAG cCCAGCGCCCGTTGGCCTACATGGACAGCAGTGTCCTCAGTCGTCTCCTCACCCCTACCCAGGCCTCTCTAGCTAGGAGCAAGAGTGCAGCAGCCCTTTCAGCGAATGGAACGGATGAGACAG AGTCTCACCTGTGTCCTCGATCAGTGTCCTCCACACCGCTGCCTTCCACCCGTGGCCCCCTGCGAAGTCGCAGCATTGATCGCCAAAAGAACACCCCTAGCACTACCTCTGCTTCTTCTGAATCCATCTCGAACACGGCTCAG AAAGCTGAAAAGGACAAGTCCTTCACTTCACCTGCAGCAAAACGTCCTCCTTCCCCTACCACTGTTCCTAGCCGCCATCGCTCTCCCTCACCAAGCCCTGTCAGTGGTCCCAGGAGAGCACCATCACCTGGAGCAGCCAA GCAAAGCCCTCGTTATCGTCCACCTTCCCCTAGTGGAGTGAAGCAGAGGCCTCCATCCCCTCAGCCCACTTCCAAACCTCCCCCTATCCAGAAACCTGCCCTCACTCCAACTGGCCCTCCTATCCTGAGGAAGAGAGAGTCCAAGCCCAAAGACGCATCTCCAATGACTGCTCAAACATCGCAACTTCAAGATACGAGCACTACCAGCCCAGCATCCAGCACCAAACCCAAAGATG ATCCTAGTCTGAAAACCACAGCCAGCACTAACTCTGCTGCCGAAGCTGCTAAGATCCTGGCAGAGAACCGGCGGCTGGTTCGTGAGCAGAAGGAGAAAGATGAACAGCTCAGattacagagagaggaagaggagaa GGTGagaaaagaggaggaaaagCGTCTGGCtgaggaggagagagtgaggcgtctggaggaggagaaggttcaagcagaggagaaaaagaaggaagaggaggagaacgCTCGTAAagcagaagaggagagaaagagactggaGCTGGAGGAGCAACAGAAACGAGCCGAGTTACAGAAAGAG CGAGAGGAGGCAGAAGCAAAGGCTCTGGAGGAGGCAGAGAAGCAACGACAGGAGAGAGAGCGCATCATGCAGCAAAACCAGCAAGAGCGCATGGAGAGGAAGAAG AGAATTGAGGAAATTATGAAGAGAACCAGAAAAATGGACCAAAATGATGATaag GGTAACGATGAGGGAGGCATTCTAGACGAGAACGGTGACGGTGACGATGACCAGCTAAACTGTGAAAAGG AGGACCAATCTGTGCCTTCCATGCAAAACATGGTCATTGACCAGTCTGTTGTCCAGGAGAAAGGCATGACTTTAGAAGAAGGTCATCTGGAATCAGAGCCACTTAACAACATGAAAGAACACTGCATAGTGAATGACAAAGTAAACAACAACGATCTCAGTGCAGCACAGCCCACAGCCGTCAG TAATTCTCACCCACAGACACATCTGATGGAGGGCTCAGAGTTTGTGAACGAGGACTGTAAGAATGGGGTGAATGGGAAAGAAGGCTCCTGGAGCTTTGAAGAGTTCATTGATCTGGGAGTTCACACTAAAGTCCGGCCCGATTCCTGTAATCAGGGTCTAATAGATTGTGGTGTGGGACCTGATGGGCCCAGAGTGGCCTTCGATGACAAGTCGGCCCCTGGGAACACCCTCCGTCCTGTTCAACCCATTGAAGCCCTTTCTG AGATTTGA
- the map7d3 gene encoding ensconsin isoform X8, whose translation MAEGTTSLKGLRAQMAAAAQAQAEERRSLAVTSPAPVTDSATKSHTKPVIDGAALRIDDKLRVAKERREEQEKQQAARGSQILERERKAKLQVEKQMEEKHRKLEEQRRKEEQRRAAVEEKRKQKQEEEKEHYAAVMRRTMERSHRVEQRQKRWSWSGLSDSDNRNGESDSGPNSSPVTIVISPASPVSKPTRSATPQDKRSSSTTNLKQSADSAISKRLSSSSATLPSTPDKSAKRRSSSLNRLPSNVPRVSKEAHKQPQVEKTDPVLKKRSSSLSRVGNRAPPTGKPEKLAPSESVSSTPLPSTRGPLRSRSIDRQKNTPSTTSASSESISNTAQKAEKDKSFTSPAAKRPPSPTTVPSRHRSPSPSPVSGPRRAPSPGAAKQSPRYRPPSPSGVKQRPPSPQPTSKPPPIQKPALTPTGPPILRKRESKPKDASPMTAQTSQLQDTSTTSPASSTKPKDDPSLKTTASTNSAAEAAKILAENRRLVREQKEKDEQLRLQREEEEKVRKEEEKRLAEEERVRRLEEEKVQAEEKKKEEEENARKAEEERKRLELEEQQKRAELQKEREEAEAKALEEAEKQRQERERIMQQNQQERMERKKRIEEIMKRTRKMDQNDDKGNDEGGILDENGDGDDDQLNCEKEDQSVPSMQNMVIDQSVVQEKGMTLEEGHLESEPLNNMKEHCIVNDKVNNNDLSAAQPTAVSNSHPQTHLMEGSEFVNEDCKNGVNGKEGSWSFEEFIDLGVHTKVRPDSCNQGLIDCGVGPDGPRVAFDDKSAPGNTLRPVQPIEALSEI comes from the exons CTGCAGCTGCGCAGGCACAGGCCGAAGAGCGGCGGAGCCTGGCCGTGACCAGCCCAGCACCAGTTACAGACAGTGCTACAAAGAGCCATACCAAACCAG TCATTGACGGCGCAGCACTTAGAATCGATGACAAACTCCGAGTAGccaaagaaaggagagaagaacaagaaaagcaGCAAG CGGCACGTGGGTCTCAGATTCTAGAGCGGGAACGTAAGGCCAAGCTTCAGGTTGAGAAGCAGATGGAGGAGAAACATAGAAAGCTAGAGGAGCAACGCAGGAAAGAGGAGCAGAGAAGAGCTGCTGTGGAGGAAAAGAGGAAACagaagcaggaggaggagaag GAGCACTATGCGGCAGTGATGCGGCGCACTATGGAGCGCAGTCACAGAGTGGAGCAGAGGCAGAAGAGATGGTCATGGAGTGGTCTGTCTGACTCTGACAACAGAAATG GTGAGAGCGACAGTGGCCCCAACTCCTCCCCAGTCACTATAGTAATCTCCCCAGCCTCTCCGGTCTCCAAGCCTACCAGAAGCGCCACACCACAAG ACAAGCGTTCTTCCTCTACTACAAACCTCAAACAGTCTGCCGACTCCGCTATCAGCAAGCGCCTCTCCTCTTCATCCGCCACCCTCCCCAGCACTCCTGACAAAA GTGCAAAGCGGAGGAGTTCATCTTTGAACCGGTTGCCTAGCAATGTCCCTCGGGTTTCTAAGGAAGCGCATAAACAGCCTCAGGTGGAAAAGACAG ATCCTGTCCTGAAGAAACGGAGCTCCTCCCTTTCCCGTGTAGGGAATAGAGCTCCACCCACTGGCAAACCAGAGAAACTCGCACCCAGTGAATCAG TGTCCTCCACACCGCTGCCTTCCACCCGTGGCCCCCTGCGAAGTCGCAGCATTGATCGCCAAAAGAACACCCCTAGCACTACCTCTGCTTCTTCTGAATCCATCTCGAACACGGCTCAG AAAGCTGAAAAGGACAAGTCCTTCACTTCACCTGCAGCAAAACGTCCTCCTTCCCCTACCACTGTTCCTAGCCGCCATCGCTCTCCCTCACCAAGCCCTGTCAGTGGTCCCAGGAGAGCACCATCACCTGGAGCAGCCAA GCAAAGCCCTCGTTATCGTCCACCTTCCCCTAGTGGAGTGAAGCAGAGGCCTCCATCCCCTCAGCCCACTTCCAAACCTCCCCCTATCCAGAAACCTGCCCTCACTCCAACTGGCCCTCCTATCCTGAGGAAGAGAGAGTCCAAGCCCAAAGACGCATCTCCAATGACTGCTCAAACATCGCAACTTCAAGATACGAGCACTACCAGCCCAGCATCCAGCACCAAACCCAAAGATG ATCCTAGTCTGAAAACCACAGCCAGCACTAACTCTGCTGCCGAAGCTGCTAAGATCCTGGCAGAGAACCGGCGGCTGGTTCGTGAGCAGAAGGAGAAAGATGAACAGCTCAGattacagagagaggaagaggagaa GGTGagaaaagaggaggaaaagCGTCTGGCtgaggaggagagagtgaggcgtctggaggaggagaaggttcaagcagaggagaaaaagaaggaagaggaggagaacgCTCGTAAagcagaagaggagagaaagagactggaGCTGGAGGAGCAACAGAAACGAGCCGAGTTACAGAAAGAG CGAGAGGAGGCAGAAGCAAAGGCTCTGGAGGAGGCAGAGAAGCAACGACAGGAGAGAGAGCGCATCATGCAGCAAAACCAGCAAGAGCGCATGGAGAGGAAGAAG AGAATTGAGGAAATTATGAAGAGAACCAGAAAAATGGACCAAAATGATGATaag GGTAACGATGAGGGAGGCATTCTAGACGAGAACGGTGACGGTGACGATGACCAGCTAAACTGTGAAAAGG AGGACCAATCTGTGCCTTCCATGCAAAACATGGTCATTGACCAGTCTGTTGTCCAGGAGAAAGGCATGACTTTAGAAGAAGGTCATCTGGAATCAGAGCCACTTAACAACATGAAAGAACACTGCATAGTGAATGACAAAGTAAACAACAACGATCTCAGTGCAGCACAGCCCACAGCCGTCAG TAATTCTCACCCACAGACACATCTGATGGAGGGCTCAGAGTTTGTGAACGAGGACTGTAAGAATGGGGTGAATGGGAAAGAAGGCTCCTGGAGCTTTGAAGAGTTCATTGATCTGGGAGTTCACACTAAAGTCCGGCCCGATTCCTGTAATCAGGGTCTAATAGATTGTGGTGTGGGACCTGATGGGCCCAGAGTGGCCTTCGATGACAAGTCGGCCCCTGGGAACACCCTCCGTCCTGTTCAACCCATTGAAGCCCTTTCTG AGATTTGA